A stretch of the Rhizomicrobium sp. genome encodes the following:
- a CDS encoding DUF4386 domain-containing protein produces MPDDKRDRSVRAYARLAGFLYLFILAVFYAADYLIVSRTIVEGDFTQSARNVLASEPLYRLGLAGEFAASWLTIPLAGALYVVLKRVDPDLALFALLFRVAEAVLGSVCALIGFVAVRIYTGTAGAFGPAESQALVQLLARAYGACFTITVIFFSIGSLLFFVLLFRSRFLPRILSGFGVLASLLVTVLGFANLIVPQYATLLAPAFMPILVAEVATGLWLLLAAVNTTKWNATAGVAD; encoded by the coding sequence ATGCCCGACGACAAACGCGACAGATCCGTCCGTGCTTATGCGCGGCTGGCGGGGTTCCTGTATCTGTTCATCCTGGCGGTCTTCTACGCGGCGGATTATCTCATCGTCTCGCGGACGATCGTGGAAGGAGACTTCACGCAGTCGGCCCGTAACGTCCTGGCCTCCGAACCCCTTTATCGCCTGGGCCTGGCCGGCGAGTTCGCGGCGAGTTGGCTGACGATACCGCTGGCGGGTGCGCTGTACGTGGTGCTCAAGCGGGTCGATCCCGATCTCGCGCTCTTCGCGTTGCTCTTTCGCGTCGCGGAAGCGGTATTGGGCAGCGTCTGCGCGCTCATCGGTTTCGTCGCCGTGCGGATTTATACCGGTACGGCCGGCGCGTTCGGTCCGGCCGAATCGCAGGCTCTGGTCCAATTGCTCGCGCGGGCCTATGGCGCGTGCTTCACGATCACGGTGATCTTCTTCTCCATCGGCTCTCTGCTCTTCTTCGTCCTGCTGTTCCGCTCCAGGTTCCTTCCCCGGATTCTTTCTGGCTTCGGTGTCCTTGCGTCGCTGCTGGTGACGGTGCTGGGTTTCGCCAATCTCATCGTTCCGCAATATGCGACGCTGCTGGCGCCGGCTTTTATGCCCATCCTGGTCGCCGAAGTGGCAACGGGGCTTTGGCTCCTGCTCGCAGCCGTGAACACCACGAAGTGGAATGCGACGGCAGGCGTGGCGGACTGA
- a CDS encoding DUF2306 domain-containing protein, with protein MSPFLILHIAAGSIAILAGAAALAAAKGARPHRAFGTVFFLAMLLMSVLGAYLAIALPQKPSVPPSGSISVAVLTFYLVATAWMTVRREAGRIGRFEYGAFCLAAITAAALLIFGLLAASGAGARPGIYAPYFVFASFAAFAAALDFKVIRQGGISGAARIARHLWRMCFALFFAAAFFFIGQQKVMPASLHGSPVLLALGFAPLAFMAFWLVRVRLTSWFARAAPAS; from the coding sequence ATGTCTCCATTTCTGATCCTTCATATCGCCGCAGGAAGTATCGCGATCCTTGCCGGCGCAGCAGCGCTCGCCGCAGCCAAGGGTGCGCGTCCGCATCGCGCCTTCGGGACCGTTTTCTTTCTGGCCATGCTGCTCATGTCGGTGCTGGGCGCTTACCTGGCCATAGCGCTGCCACAGAAGCCGTCCGTGCCGCCGAGCGGCTCTATCTCCGTCGCCGTGCTGACCTTCTATCTCGTGGCGACGGCGTGGATGACCGTGCGGCGCGAGGCGGGCCGTATCGGGCGATTCGAATATGGCGCGTTCTGCCTCGCCGCGATCACCGCCGCGGCGCTCCTGATCTTCGGCCTCCTTGCGGCGTCCGGCGCGGGAGCGCGGCCCGGCATCTATGCGCCTTATTTCGTCTTCGCGTCCTTTGCGGCGTTCGCCGCGGCGTTGGATTTCAAAGTGATCCGGCAGGGCGGAATCTCCGGCGCGGCCCGCATCGCGCGGCATCTGTGGCGCATGTGCTTTGCGCTGTTCTTCGCAGCGGCCTTCTTCTTCATCGGCCAGCAGAAGGTCATGCCGGCTTCGTTGCACGGCTCGCCCGTCCTGCTGGCGTTGGGGTTTGCGCCGCTGGCCTTCATGGCCTTCTGGCTTGTGCGGGTGCGCCTGACAAGCTGGTTCGCGCGGGCGGCGCCTGCGTCCTAA
- a CDS encoding PhoH family protein: protein MAKRSARYKARDFQEAENVHPFPSRGGWNPRGDDDTRDRKYVKNIRAMSATQQLLLDAIEERSVVIALGPAGTGKTYLAIAKAVEALEAGRCGRIVLSRPAVEAGENLGFLPGDLNEKLAPYLRPLYDALTERLGTKRLKALVADGVIEIAPVAYMRGRTLSDCYVVIDEAQNCTYTQLKMLLTRLGWRSTMVLTGDPDQTDLLRGLSGFGDIAERLERVPEIAVVRLGDADIVRHPLVAGMLTVL, encoded by the coding sequence ATGGCCAAGCGTTCCGCGCGTTACAAAGCCCGTGACTTTCAGGAAGCCGAAAATGTCCACCCCTTTCCGTCCCGCGGCGGCTGGAATCCGCGCGGTGACGACGACACCCGAGACCGCAAATACGTAAAGAACATCCGCGCGATGAGCGCGACCCAGCAACTTCTGCTGGATGCCATCGAGGAGCGCTCGGTCGTCATCGCGCTCGGGCCCGCCGGCACGGGCAAAACCTATCTCGCCATCGCCAAGGCCGTCGAGGCGCTCGAAGCCGGACGCTGCGGCCGCATCGTGCTGTCGCGCCCCGCGGTGGAGGCCGGCGAGAATCTCGGCTTCCTTCCGGGCGATCTCAACGAGAAGCTCGCGCCTTATCTGCGGCCGCTCTACGACGCGCTCACCGAGCGTCTCGGTACCAAGCGCCTCAAGGCGCTTGTGGCGGACGGCGTGATCGAGATCGCGCCCGTCGCCTATATGCGCGGCCGCACCCTCAGCGATTGCTATGTCGTGATCGACGAGGCGCAGAACTGCACCTACACCCAGCTCAAGATGCTGCTGACCCGGCTGGGCTGGCGCTCGACCATGGTGCTGACCGGCGATCCGGACCAGACCGACCTGCTCCGGGGCCTGTCCGGCTTCGGCGATATCGCCGAGCGTCTCGAGCGCGTGCCGGAGATCGCCGTGGTGCGCCTGGGCGACGCTGACATCGTGCGCCATCCGCTCGTCGCGGGGATGCTGACCGTGCTGTAA
- a CDS encoding glutathione S-transferase family protein encodes MALRLHYHPLSSFCWKALIALYETDAPFEKVFVDLSKTEDREAFYKLWPLGKFPVLEDTAREWMVPESSIIIEYLALHHPGHSTLLPADPDRARQIRMRDRFFDNYIHLQMQKIVGDRLRPAGDKDALGVAQAGAQIRAACAMLEGDIGTSWAMGEAFTLADCGAAPALFYADRVMPLAKDFPATAAYLGRLKQRPSFARVLREAEPYSHLFPSQA; translated from the coding sequence ATGGCGCTCCGGCTCCACTATCATCCGCTGTCGTCCTTTTGCTGGAAGGCACTGATCGCGCTCTACGAGACCGACGCGCCATTCGAGAAGGTCTTCGTCGATTTGAGCAAGACGGAGGACCGCGAGGCTTTCTACAAGCTCTGGCCCCTCGGAAAATTTCCGGTCCTCGAGGATACGGCGCGCGAATGGATGGTGCCCGAGTCGAGCATCATCATCGAGTATCTGGCGCTGCACCATCCCGGCCACAGCACGCTGCTCCCCGCCGACCCCGATCGTGCCCGCCAGATTCGGATGCGCGACCGGTTCTTCGACAACTACATCCACCTTCAGATGCAGAAGATCGTCGGCGACCGCCTCCGGCCGGCCGGTGACAAGGACGCGCTCGGCGTGGCGCAGGCGGGCGCGCAAATCCGCGCCGCCTGCGCGATGCTCGAAGGCGACATCGGTACCTCCTGGGCGATGGGCGAGGCGTTCACCCTGGCCGATTGCGGGGCCGCGCCGGCATTGTTCTATGCCGACCGGGTGATGCCGCTTGCGAAGGACTTTCCGGCGACCGCCGCCTATCTCGGACGCCTCAAGCAACGCCCCTCCTTCGCGCGCGTGCTGCGGGAAGCCGAGCCTTACAGCCACCTCTTCCCGAGCCAGGCATAG
- a CDS encoding YceI family protein has protein sequence MKPALLFAAALALGIAAAFADPAPMVIPHGTKDYTKAVAGDYTLDPNHVGVVARVSHLGFSISIFRFEKASAILSWDPKAPAKSTLNATVQTASITSNVPGFAAELASDKYLDAGKFPDATFVSTAFRRTDATHGEVEGRFTLKGKTVPLTFDVTLVGAGPGFAGGPVMGHVIGIHAEGAINPQDFNLGPFFKEPIQLVIDTEFDHRG, from the coding sequence ATGAAGCCTGCCCTGCTCTTCGCCGCCGCGCTCGCGCTCGGCATCGCCGCGGCATTCGCCGATCCGGCGCCGATGGTCATCCCGCACGGGACCAAGGACTACACCAAAGCCGTCGCCGGCGATTACACGCTCGATCCCAACCATGTCGGCGTGGTCGCGCGGGTCTCGCATCTCGGCTTTTCGATCAGCATTTTCCGTTTCGAGAAAGCGTCGGCGATACTGAGCTGGGACCCGAAAGCGCCGGCCAAATCCACGCTCAATGCAACGGTACAGACCGCGTCGATCACCTCCAACGTACCGGGCTTCGCAGCCGAGCTCGCAAGCGACAAATATCTCGACGCTGGCAAATTCCCCGACGCGACTTTCGTATCCACGGCTTTCCGCCGAACCGACGCCACGCATGGCGAGGTCGAGGGGCGCTTCACGCTCAAGGGCAAGACCGTGCCGCTCACCTTCGACGTCACGCTAGTCGGCGCCGGCCCGGGCTTCGCGGGCGGGCCGGTGATGGGCCATGTCATCGGCATCCATGCCGAAGGCGCGATAAATCCGCAGGACTTCAACCTAGGGCCGTTCTTCAAAGAACCGATCCAGCTCGTCATCGACACCGAGTTCGATCACAGGGGGTAG